Proteins from a genomic interval of Paenibacillus sp. RC334:
- a CDS encoding 2-oxoglutarate dehydrogenase E1 component has translation MTMEESSRQVPWQSYYGPNLGYVQDQYEKYVADPGTVDPAYRELFDQWGEPPQSEYSAASMIDYKLQGPPASAQGHLDSNTLQKAVTAGKMVWNIREYGHLAAQIDPLGLDAEQDTRLLDPASYGLTEQDLKAFPASLIWDNAPAGTLNGWEAIQRLRVAYTGPIAYEFSHIHNEEERRWLNSYAESGWSSKPLTTQERKALLGRLVEVEQFEEFLHKTFVGQKRFSIEGNDVLVPVLDEIIRLTTNAGASHVLMGMAHRGRLNVLAHVLGKPYSKIFSEFHHSPNKDLIPSEGSTGINYGWTGDVKYHLGANRFVKDGEAVQARLTLANNPSHLEYVNPVVQGFSRAAQEDRSEAGYPKLDVSKAATIIMHGDAAFPGEGIVAESLNFTNLRGFRNGGSVHIIVNNRLGFTTESVDSRSTRYASDLAKGYEIPIVHVNADNPEACIAAARMAGEYRNRFKKDFLIDLIGYRRYGHNESDDPETTQPLVYSKVKNHPTVSKLYAQKLIKQGIVDEAFNAGLIEKVQNRLKEAHEHVKNNPEEEPAIAPSKAKRGQDSVVRTAVELKKLRQINENLLKWPKAFQVYPKLDRILQRRKTALNEGEKVDWSLAETLALATILADGKPIRMTGQDAERATFAHRNLVLHEPETGNTHCPLHTLPEARASFSIHNSPLSEASVLGFEYGYNVYSPETLVIWEAQFGDFANCAQVIFDQFISAGRAKWRQKSSLVMLLPHGSEGQGPEHTSARLERFLQLSAQNNWTVANLSSASQYFHLLRRQAALSESEEARPLVMMSPKSLIRNNRVASPASEFSEGTFRPVLEQPGLGARPDRVERIVLCSGKIAIDLEEALEKDKAEAEDRLHIIRVEQLYPFPEEEIRNIFSRFQHVKEFVWAQEEPKNMGAWSYIEPRLRNVVPQGAEIRYAGRPDRSSPASGYQQVHSLEQQRIIQSALKQDSKNNITLGR, from the coding sequence ATGACAATGGAAGAGAGCAGCAGACAGGTACCTTGGCAGAGTTATTATGGACCTAATTTAGGTTATGTGCAGGACCAGTATGAAAAGTATGTAGCGGACCCCGGAACAGTTGATCCGGCTTACCGCGAGCTGTTTGATCAATGGGGTGAGCCGCCGCAATCCGAATACTCGGCTGCTTCCATGATAGACTACAAATTGCAAGGCCCCCCGGCAAGCGCTCAGGGACATCTTGATTCGAACACATTACAGAAAGCGGTTACAGCTGGGAAAATGGTGTGGAACATCCGTGAATACGGACATTTGGCTGCACAAATAGACCCGCTGGGACTGGATGCCGAGCAGGATACACGCTTGCTTGATCCGGCATCCTACGGTTTAACTGAACAGGACCTAAAGGCTTTTCCGGCCTCTTTAATATGGGATAACGCTCCCGCTGGAACACTTAACGGCTGGGAAGCCATCCAACGCTTGCGTGTGGCATACACAGGCCCGATTGCCTATGAATTTAGTCACATTCATAACGAGGAGGAACGCCGCTGGCTGAACAGCTACGCTGAATCCGGCTGGTCCTCCAAACCACTCACCACACAGGAACGCAAGGCGTTGCTAGGCAGACTGGTAGAGGTGGAGCAGTTCGAAGAGTTTTTGCATAAAACGTTTGTCGGACAGAAACGTTTTTCCATCGAAGGTAATGATGTCCTCGTACCAGTACTCGACGAGATTATCCGTCTTACGACGAATGCAGGTGCAAGCCACGTGTTGATGGGGATGGCGCATCGTGGTCGTCTGAATGTACTGGCCCACGTACTGGGCAAGCCTTACAGCAAAATTTTCTCTGAATTTCATCATTCTCCGAATAAGGATCTGATTCCGTCGGAAGGCTCGACAGGGATTAATTATGGCTGGACCGGAGATGTAAAATATCATCTGGGTGCCAATCGTTTTGTAAAGGATGGGGAAGCGGTACAGGCCCGTCTGACATTGGCGAATAACCCGAGTCATCTGGAATACGTGAACCCGGTCGTGCAGGGCTTTTCCCGCGCAGCACAGGAAGATCGCAGTGAGGCAGGCTATCCGAAGCTGGATGTCAGCAAGGCGGCAACCATTATCATGCATGGCGATGCGGCTTTTCCAGGTGAAGGCATCGTGGCGGAATCACTTAATTTCACGAATTTACGCGGCTTCCGTAATGGCGGCTCGGTTCATATTATTGTTAACAATCGTCTGGGCTTTACAACAGAAAGCGTGGATTCACGTTCGACCCGCTATGCAAGCGATCTGGCCAAAGGCTACGAAATTCCGATCGTACACGTGAACGCGGACAATCCCGAGGCGTGCATTGCAGCAGCTCGAATGGCTGGCGAATATCGCAACCGTTTCAAGAAGGATTTCCTGATTGATCTGATTGGCTACCGCCGTTACGGTCATAATGAATCCGATGATCCGGAAACAACGCAACCGCTGGTATACAGCAAGGTGAAAAACCATCCAACGGTTAGCAAATTGTACGCTCAAAAACTGATTAAGCAAGGAATCGTGGATGAAGCGTTTAATGCTGGACTTATCGAAAAGGTACAAAATCGACTCAAGGAAGCGCATGAGCATGTGAAGAATAACCCGGAAGAGGAGCCTGCAATTGCTCCTTCCAAGGCAAAACGGGGTCAGGATTCTGTGGTTCGTACGGCTGTAGAGTTGAAAAAGCTGCGTCAGATCAATGAAAACCTGCTGAAATGGCCAAAAGCCTTCCAGGTATATCCGAAGCTGGATCGTATTTTACAGCGTAGAAAAACGGCTCTGAACGAAGGTGAAAAGGTGGATTGGAGCTTGGCGGAAACGCTCGCTCTGGCTACGATTCTGGCAGATGGCAAACCGATCCGTATGACGGGTCAAGATGCGGAGCGGGCAACGTTTGCTCACCGTAACCTCGTGTTGCACGAGCCTGAAACGGGCAATACGCATTGTCCTTTGCACACATTGCCGGAAGCACGTGCTTCGTTCAGTATTCATAATAGCCCGTTGTCTGAGGCGTCTGTCCTTGGCTTTGAGTATGGCTATAACGTGTACTCTCCTGAAACGTTAGTGATTTGGGAAGCGCAATTCGGTGATTTTGCCAACTGTGCGCAGGTTATTTTCGATCAGTTCATTTCCGCTGGCCGTGCCAAATGGAGACAGAAATCCAGTCTGGTAATGCTGTTGCCGCATGGTAGTGAAGGGCAAGGACCGGAGCATACAAGTGCACGTCTGGAACGATTCCTCCAACTGTCTGCACAAAATAACTGGACTGTAGCTAACTTGAGCAGTGCCTCGCAGTATTTCCATCTGCTGCGCCGTCAGGCTGCATTAAGCGAGAGTGAGGAAGCTCGTCCGCTTGTGATGATGTCGCCGAAGAGTCTCATTCGTAATAACCGTGTGGCTTCGCCTGCTTCCGAATTCAGCGAAGGAACATTCCGTCCCGTGCTGGAGCAGCCCGGATTGGGTGCGCGCCCGGATCGTGTAGAACGGATTGTACTATGCAGTGGCAAGATTGCCATTGATCTGGAAGAAGCGTTGGAGAAGGACAAGGCTGAAGCGGAGGACCGTCTGCACATTATTCGTGTCGAGCAGTTGTATCCTTTCCCAGAAGAGGAAATTCGGAATATTTTCAGCCGTTTCCAGCATGTTAAGGAATTCGTATGGGCACAGGAAGAACCGAAAAACATGGGTGCCTGGAGTTACATTGAGCCTCGTTTGCGGAATGTTGTGCCGCAAGGAGCGGAAATCCGCTATGCAGGCAGACCGGATCGTTCCAGCCCAGCGAGCGGTTATCAGCAAGTACACAGCCTAGAGCAGCAGCGAATTATTCAATCAGCGTTGAAGCAGGATTCCAAAAACAATATTACACTGGGGAGGTAG